From one Paenibacillus sp. FSL K6-1330 genomic stretch:
- a CDS encoding DUF2512 family protein, with the protein MKLLVKLLVHGVLITALLVALTDASFTGAILTALGIGIVAYLVGDLFILPRTSNMMATIADAGLVFIVLWIIGGVANWTLDFSEVLLIAVLAGSFEYLYHMWVRGEHLFEKRRRAS; encoded by the coding sequence ATGAAACTGCTTGTTAAGTTATTGGTGCATGGAGTTTTGATTACGGCACTGCTGGTTGCACTTACCGATGCTTCGTTCACAGGGGCTATATTGACGGCATTAGGAATTGGCATCGTTGCTTATTTGGTGGGAGATTTATTTATTCTGCCACGTACCAGCAATATGATGGCAACGATTGCCGATGCCGGATTGGTATTTATAGTGCTGTGGATTATTGGCGGTGTTGCGAACTGGACCCTTGATTTCTCGGAGGTCCTGCTGATTGCAGTACTTGCGGGAAGCTTCGAGTATTTATATCATATGTGGGTCAGGGGCGAGCATTTGTTTGAAAAGAGACGGCGGGCTTCGTAA
- a CDS encoding Crp/Fnr family transcriptional regulator — MSNIQYLSQFNLLHSLSKDDLVVMDELTSITIYPKHTFIQTPQTFTERLYFVKKGRVRLYRLNTEGKQFTLDILGEGNVFGELNGLSLGTREVFIETLVECDICMIDQRRFENFLIEHPQFMLNMMKVLSDRLVHMSSLAQNLALGKLHEKILHVIVNLSNQFDLEGSGEYYRIDLPLTHQEVANLVGATREAVTLVLKELSEAKVIKTGFRTIYIHRDYAMTRLS, encoded by the coding sequence ATGAGTAACATTCAATATCTGTCGCAATTCAACTTGCTTCATTCCTTATCGAAAGATGATTTGGTCGTGATGGATGAGCTAACCTCCATTACAATCTATCCTAAACATACATTCATACAAACACCGCAAACCTTCACGGAACGATTATACTTTGTGAAAAAGGGTAGAGTTCGCTTGTACAGGTTAAACACAGAAGGAAAGCAATTTACGCTGGACATATTGGGCGAAGGGAATGTGTTTGGTGAATTAAACGGTTTATCGCTCGGTACACGGGAGGTATTCATTGAAACGCTGGTAGAATGCGATATCTGTATGATCGATCAGCGGCGATTTGAGAACTTTCTGATCGAACACCCTCAATTCATGCTCAATATGATGAAGGTCTTGAGTGACCGTTTGGTACATATGAGCAGTCTTGCGCAAAACCTGGCGTTGGGTAAACTACATGAAAAAATCCTGCACGTGATCGTAAACCTGTCCAATCAATTTGATCTGGAGGGTAGCGGCGAGTACTATAGAATCGATCTGCCACTGACGCATCAAGAAGTTGCGAATTTGGTCGGAGCAACTCGGGAGGCTGTCACATTGGTATTAAAAGAGCTATCGGAAGCGAAAGTGATCAAGACCGGATTTCGAACGATTTACATTCATCGGGATTACGCCATGACGAGATTGAGCTGA
- a CDS encoding DNA alkylation repair protein produces MEINDEEISIDRALLHRKGARKVSEVPEEVKVLLQQGRLETVNLTEWLAVDHLNLLKNVLDEFGLQKQRDEMLSRLVQIEDKVTKIIPAIADSWMNLQEQMPKTEQFDIVNSLSKHRSDSVRCWAAYMVGLDQLDLEQKLDRIKAFAADEHFGVREISWMAVRDSVASELRQSIRLLSSWVHDKNMYIRRFAIEVIRPQGVWAKHIAELKENPDIARPLLDAVKSDSVKYVQDSVANWLNDASKTNPDWVIQLCREWQSSSGTKETERIVKRAQRTLAKKST; encoded by the coding sequence ATGGAAATCAACGATGAAGAGATATCGATAGACCGTGCATTATTGCACAGGAAAGGTGCTCGTAAGGTGAGTGAGGTTCCTGAAGAAGTTAAGGTGCTACTACAGCAAGGGCGATTGGAAACGGTGAATTTGACAGAATGGCTTGCCGTAGATCACTTGAACTTGCTGAAAAATGTATTGGACGAGTTTGGATTACAAAAACAGCGAGATGAAATGTTATCGAGGTTGGTTCAGATTGAAGACAAGGTGACAAAAATCATCCCGGCGATTGCCGATTCCTGGATGAATCTGCAGGAGCAAATGCCGAAGACTGAACAATTTGATATCGTAAACAGTCTGTCTAAACACCGTTCAGACAGCGTTCGCTGCTGGGCAGCCTATATGGTTGGGTTAGATCAGCTGGACCTTGAACAGAAGCTGGACCGAATAAAGGCGTTTGCAGCAGATGAACATTTTGGCGTGCGTGAAATATCATGGATGGCTGTTAGGGATTCTGTCGCGAGCGAATTAAGGCAATCTATACGTTTGTTATCGTCTTGGGTTCATGACAAGAATATGTACATTAGGAGATTTGCAATTGAAGTGATTCGCCCGCAAGGCGTCTGGGCCAAACATATTGCCGAACTAAAAGAGAACCCGGACATTGCTCGGCCGCTATTGGATGCGGTGAAATCCGATTCGGTCAAATATGTGCAGGATTCTGTAGCGAATTGGCTTAATGATGCCAGTAAAACGAATCCGGATTGGGTGATTCAGCTATGCCGGGAGTGGCAGTCATCTTCCGGAACCAAGGAAACCGAGCGCATCGTAAAGCGAGCCCAGAGAACGCTTGCGAAGAAGAGTACATGA